The window ACTGGTCAGAGACGTGAGTGTAGAAAAGCACACCTGGTTCACGGCCATATTTGGCGTTCAGGTGACCAAATTTCCTTCCCTGACCACCGACAGGGAAGCGTTGCCCGTCTGAACTGGATTTGGTGCCGTCGCCCCAATACTGAGCCAGCGACTGCTGGCTCTGGAAGTTCACCACTTCAGCCAGGGCTGCTTTGAAGGTCTCCTCACGGAGATACCAGTCCGAGAGGTACATCAGCCGCCTGGTGGTGATTTCCGGGTCGGTGACCGCTTCCGCCATTTTGGTCAGCCCCAGATTCAATCCCTCAGCCAGCAGAGCAGTGAGCAGGTGATGGCGCTTCTCCGCTGGCTGACCAGTGCGGAGGTCGGTAAAACAGGCGGAGAAGCTCGTCCAGCGGTCAACCTGCTGTACCAGGTCGGTGACCTTGATGCGGGGGAGCCGTTTTGCAAGCTGTCGGGCCAGCGGGTCAACCTGCGGTGGAACCAGTTTCTTCTGTGGCGTGATTTTGATTTTGCCACGCGAGTTGGAGACATCCATCAGCTTCCCTTTGAACAGTCCGGTGCTGACTTCTTCGAGTCGGGCTTCCATCAGGATTTTGCGTTCCTGCCAGTAATCGTCGAAGGTTTCTGGGAGTTGTAGGGAGAGTTCGGCCTGTTTTGCCTGCCAGTCTGTTCTGGGCAGCAGATATTCTTCAAGGTCACGGTATCTGCGGCTGCCTTCCACCCACAGGTCGCCGGAGCGCAGGGCCAGGCGCAGTTCGTCCAGCACGCAAAGTTCATAGTACGGGCGACTGACTTTCTCCCCATCCAGAACAAAACTGGCCCATTTCTGCCGGATAAACCGCAAGGGCACGGAAGCGGGAAGCATGCGCTTCCCGTTGCGGTACATCTCCTGGAGCGCCTCGATGCCCTGCAACAACGGTTCGGCGGAGGGAGTGGCTCTGAAGGTAAACGTGTCCAGCAACTTCTGCGAGTACGCCCTGACCCGTCGAAATGACTGCGTGAGGTACTGCAACGGGTCAAGCTGGCGAAGCTGCTGGGCGGCCTGTGGGTCAGCGATGGAAGCCACCAGCTTTCCCCAGGGCAGGATAGCCTCAATGACTTGATAGGGGTCGAGATGTTCCGCTCGCGCCCTGACCAGCGCGGCGCAGACCTGCTCGAAGGTTTGCAGTCGCTCGATGAGCGACTGACCGTGTTGCTGATATTCCGTGATGCTGGCCTGCTCGCTCTCGCGCAGATAGGTCAGCATCAGGCGGTCGTGCATTTCCAGCACTTCGTCGGTTAGGGTCTGCGAAAGCTCGACCAGATGGGCAAAAATAACCGCCCGCCTTTTGGCGGGCGCGTACTCCGCCAGACTGGAAGTGCTGAGGCGTTTCCCTTCGGCGGCCAGACCATCCAGACGGCTACGCGGCAGTGTTCCCAGTCTGGGGTCGTTCACTGGAAACTGCCGGAGCAGGTTCAGCCGCTCTATCAGCTTCAGGATATTGGCGGGTTTGGGGTGACGCGGCCACTGTTTCAGTCGGGTAAACGGAGCCATCGCCTGGTCTTCCGGCACGGTCAGCAGGTCATCAAGCGCCTGTTCGTACCCTGCGGTGATTTCCCCAAGAATCCGGTAGACCGTCGCTTCAGCCTGACTGCGGGCATGACTGACCATGCGTTCCAGCACGCCCAGACGTGGAACCAGTATTTTCTGGCGACGAAGCTCGTCGAGCAAGGCACTGACCAATGGGAACGGCTGTGGTGTGACGATGGCGAGAGGAATGAGCCAGCGTCGGAACTCACGGTTCATTTCCAGCGAGAAAGACTGATACCCGAGCCGTTGGCAGAGTTCGAGGAAATGCTCCCGGCGCGTGGGTTCCCGGCTGGCATACTCGACGTATTCATCAGGGTCAATCCCGAGCTGCTCTCCCAGAAAGGAAAGCACCGCTGTGGGCGGTGCTTCAGCTACATCCAGAACTTTGCCCAGGTGCCGCAGCACACAGAGTTGGACAGCAAAACCCAGGCGATTGGAATTGCGGCGGCGCTCCTGAATCAGAGACATGTCATCGTCCGACAGGGTGTAGTACCTCGATAGCAGGGCATCAGTGGGTTCAGAGAACTCGGTGAATTGCTTCCTTTGAGTACCAGTGAGAAGGGTCAGACGGGTTTTGCGGATGGTCATTGTCCCAATTAAGGTATACCTTAATTGGGACACGTTTTGAGACCGATGAAATCAGCGTTTTCAGGTGCTCAAAACAGGAGGGTTCAATTGGGACACTTTCGCAAGGCCGCCCTCTATTGCCGGGTTTCGACCGGAGACCAATCCTGTGAACGTCAGGAGCGGGATTTACGCGCTTTCGCTGAGCGGGGCGATTTTGAGATTGTCGCCATTTTCAGGGAAACCGCTTCTGGGAACGT of the Deinococcus fonticola genome contains:
- a CDS encoding Tn3 family transposase, whose product is MTIRKTRLTLLTGTQRKQFTEFSEPTDALLSRYYTLSDDDMSLIQERRRNSNRLGFAVQLCVLRHLGKVLDVAEAPPTAVLSFLGEQLGIDPDEYVEYASREPTRREHFLELCQRLGYQSFSLEMNREFRRWLIPLAIVTPQPFPLVSALLDELRRQKILVPRLGVLERMVSHARSQAEATVYRILGEITAGYEQALDDLLTVPEDQAMAPFTRLKQWPRHPKPANILKLIERLNLLRQFPVNDPRLGTLPRSRLDGLAAEGKRLSTSSLAEYAPAKRRAVIFAHLVELSQTLTDEVLEMHDRLMLTYLRESEQASITEYQQHGQSLIERLQTFEQVCAALVRARAEHLDPYQVIEAILPWGKLVASIADPQAAQQLRQLDPLQYLTQSFRRVRAYSQKLLDTFTFRATPSAEPLLQGIEALQEMYRNGKRMLPASVPLRFIRQKWASFVLDGEKVSRPYYELCVLDELRLALRSGDLWVEGSRRYRDLEEYLLPRTDWQAKQAELSLQLPETFDDYWQERKILMEARLEEVSTGLFKGKLMDVSNSRGKIKITPQKKLVPPQVDPLARQLAKRLPRIKVTDLVQQVDRWTSFSACFTDLRTGQPAEKRHHLLTALLAEGLNLGLTKMAEAVTDPEITTRRLMYLSDWYLREETFKAALAEVVNFQSQQSLAQYWGDGTKSSSDGQRFPVGGQGRKFGHLNAKYGREPGVLFYTHVSDQYAPFHTKAITTNVRDALHVLDGLLYHQSDLQIQEHYTDTAGFTDQVFGMCHLLGFRFAPRIRDLAETRLYTPESPSSYPVLASMVNRKLNLELLRENWDELRRLTVSVRHGTVTASLMMSKLAAYPRQNSLAQALSELGRIERTLFTLEWLSSPELRLRVHHGLNKGEALHALTRAVAFHRSGEIRDRSSEAQNLRAKGIQLLVAIISAWNTVALQGAVEQLKNEGQDVPEELLPYLSPLGWEHISLTGDYSWRTLADQQP